The Microcoleus sp. bin38.metabat.b11b12b14.051 region AATGCTTTTGGTTGCAATGAGCTGATATTCATGTCATAGCATTCCCAAATTTGTTCTTTGTGAATTTTGGTGCCAAGAAAGATTGAGCCGAAGTTTTCGATCGAGGGCATCGTATAATTTCCTACTTTGCAGCAGTAGGATTTATTCGATCCTTCGCCTTCTTTGATTGCCTTAAATTCCGCAGCAAAGACGCAAAGACTGCGCCATTTGTCGTTCTTTCCGCTGGCATTGGTTTGGGTGAGTTTGGCAAAAACAAGTTCGATCGCAATATAAAATTCTTCCAAAGCTTCACGCAAAGACCACAAAGCAACATTCTTGAATCGAATGCGTAATGGACGGGTGTGCAAAAGGTTATTGGATTGATCCAAAAACATGACTAGATGTTCGCTCACGACTTCCATCGTTTTCTTGTCTAACAAGTGCCGATCGAATTCGTAGCTACCAACTACGATTCCCGCTAAATCACCAAGTTCATCGCCAGTCTTATACCGGATGTAAGGCGGAACATTGCCTAGTACAGCCATGCGGACTTTCGACAGAAATAAACCTTTCTCTTTGGTTCCTGATGGTAATTCAACCTCGGTCAAACCTTCAAAATTAGTCCAACCCGCTTTGATAGCATTTTTCTCGGGGATGAAAATACCGCATGGATTGTCATTGATCACGATCGCATAAGGAAGACGTGGGATGCGAACTGCGTTAAATTCTTCACCCATCAAACTAGGATCAAATTGAAATTCAGATGCGATCAATTCAGGGGAAACAGTAGATTCAGTGTTTACAGATGTTTTCGCAGTTTTGTTGGTTGTCATGGTTTTAGTTGTGAATTAGGTACAT contains the following coding sequences:
- a CDS encoding DUF5895 domain-containing protein; the encoded protein is MTTNKTAKTSVNTESTVSPELIASEFQFDPSLMGEEFNAVRIPRLPYAIVINDNPCGIFIPEKNAIKAGWTNFEGLTEVELPSGTKEKGLFLSKVRMAVLGNVPPYIRYKTGDELGDLAGIVVGSYEFDRHLLDKKTMEVVSEHLVMFLDQSNNLLHTRPLRIRFKNVALWSLREALEEFYIAIELVFAKLTQTNASGKNDKWRSLCVFAAEFKAIKEGEGSNKSYCCKVGNYTMPSIENFGSIFLGTKIHKEQIWECYDMNISSLQPKALPGSEQMLLRSAE